In Myxocyprinus asiaticus isolate MX2 ecotype Aquarium Trade chromosome 32, UBuf_Myxa_2, whole genome shotgun sequence, one genomic interval encodes:
- the LOC127423246 gene encoding growth/differentiation factor 2-like: MQGLKYLVLLVCINFAATVGLCMGKSLGKIPQLEDTKFIQAEEQYLEEEDTMNSKLESFLGFMKEDFLRKLNLSGVPQEHRKVQPPQFMIELYNKYASDKTSIPRSDVIRSFVIQDVTYSVRHGNKTKHRLLFNVSIPNHEEITLVQLRLFTLWERGKTTSNNLFTSINVYDVQYGQNTNILHLLDERDVTEAKNTWVAFDVTRAIRSWNECGHWAGELQIEIEQDSESLKDGWLEINLGLEDNTSAVLIVFSDDLGNRMGESMKEVKEMLLHEKEGVLLGNHVLVDQHPRRKRKAKNNYCRRTSLKVNFKDIGWDKWIVAPPEYDAYECKGVCYFPLTYDVSPSKHAIIQTLVNLSNPKKANMACCVPTKLDPITVMYQEKGVITVRHLYEEMKVAECGCR; encoded by the exons ATGCAAGGTTTAAAATATCTGGTCCTTCTGGTGTGCATCAATTTTGCTGCCACAGTTGGGCTTTGTATGGGGAAATCTTTGGGTAAAATCCCCCAGCTGGAAGATACCAAGTTCATTCAGGCTGAGGAACAATACCTTGAGGAAGAAGACACCATGAATTCTAAGTTGGAGAGCTTTTTGGGGTTCATGAAGGAGGATTTTTTAAGGAAGCTGAATTTATCAGGTGTGCCGCAAGAGCACAGGAAGGTTCAGCCTCCTCAGTTCATGATAGAACTCTACAATAAGTATGCTTCTGATAAGACTTCCATCCCTCGGTCTGATGTCATTCGGAGCTTCGTCATACAGG ATGTGACATACTCTGTTCGACAtggcaacaaaacaaaacacagactGCTATTCAACGTTTCTATCCCAAATCACGAAGAGATTACATTAGTACAACTAAGGCTATTCACTCTCTGGGAAAGAGGTAAAACCACCAGCAACAACCTCTTCACTTCCATTAATGTTTATGATGTACAATATGGacagaacacaaacattttacaCCTTCTGGATGAGAGAGATGTAACTGAGGCCAAAAACACATGGGTGGCCTTTGATGTGACTAGGGCCATCCGGAGCTGGAATGAATGTGGACACTGGGCAGGTGAGCTCCAGATAGAGATCGAACAAGACAGTGAGTCTCTTAAAGATGGATGGCTTGAGATTAACCTGGGTTTAGAAGACAACACTTCAGCGGTTTTAATTGTGTTTTCGGATGATCTTGGGAATAGAATGGGAGAGTCAATGAAAGAAGTGAAGGAGATGCTTCTTCATGAGAAAGAAGGGGTATTATTGGGTAATCATGTTCTTGTGGACCAGCACCCGAGGAGAAAGAGGAAAGCAAAGAACAATTACTGTCGGAGAACATCACTGAAggtgaacttcaaagacatcgGATGGGATAAATGGATTGTGGCCCCACCCGAGTATGATGCTTATGAGTGCAAAGGGGTGTGCTATTTTCCCCTGACATATGATGTAAGCCCCTCCAAACACGCCATCATCCAAACTCTAGTTAATCTGAGCAATCCGAAAAAGGCAAACATGGCATGCTGCGTCCCAACCAAGCTGGACCCGATTACTGTCATGTACCAAGAGAAAGGTGTCATCACGGTGCGACATCTCTATGAGGAGATGAAAGTGGCAGAGTGTGGATGTAGGTAG
- the LOC127423236 gene encoding growth/differentiation factor 10-like isoform X1 — translation MATICVAAQIFICLNIVKLYLVNSSELNGDTPATEPSFHNPDLDMMTINMYRVYDKYSKKHQHHHGHQQNVNTVRSFKPVPELSHHRVLFNFNLNSIPDSEVILTSTLHFLDQQSRQRPWHCRRSRGASCRLQHLQPLTMGHLIIKGTSPNAAIPCLLCNITLSSNRKGLWQITDVSSAIKHAKAQGELLITVEFDFGDRYQRRQHHLSPQSLPFILVYTNDIAITEPNSVAISLQRYSPSPVFEEKGTKPPSASLSSRIRREVDNLQNNYLPNVHYNDLKNRELWDSTFFAKKPKVLPKGQDNHDRLRGSQKLSFDEKTMKKARRKQWSEPRMCTRRYLRVDFADIGWSEWILAPKAFDAYYCAGTCGFPIKVVHPSNHATIQSIVRAVGIVPGVPEPCCVPDKMSPLAVLFLDISRNIVLKVFPSMSVETCACR, via the exons ATGGCAACAATATGCGTTGCGGCACAAATCTTTATCTGCCTTAACATCGTAAAACTCTACTTAGTGAACTCCTCTGAACTAAACGGAGATACACCCGCCACAGAACCGTCATTTCACAATCCTGATCTGGACATGATGACCATTAATATGTACAGAGTTTATGATAAATACAGCAAGAAGCATCAGCATCATCATGGTCATCAACAGAACGTAAATACTGTCAGAAGCTTCAAACCCGTCCCAG AGCTCTCCCACCATAGGGTTTTGTTCAACTTCAACCTGAACTCTATCCCTGATTCGGAAGTGATCTTGACTTCAACGCTACACTTTCTTGACCAGCAATCCCGTCAACGGCCATGGCACTGCAGACGTTCCCGTGGCGCCTCATGTCGCCTTCAGCACCTGCAGCCACTTACCATGGGGCATCTCATCATTAAGGGCACATCACCAAATGCTGCCATCCCTTGTCTGCTGTGCAACATCACATTGTCCTCTAACAGAAAGGGGCTATGGCAGATTACTGATGTATCATCAGCCATcaaacatgccaaagctcaggGTGAGCTCTTGATTACTGTTGAGTTTGACTTTGGGGACAGGTACCAGAGACGCCAGCATCACTTGTCTCCTCAAAGCTTGCCATTTATTCTTGTATACACCAACGACATTGCCATAACAGAACCAAACAGTGTTGCGATCAGCCTGCAAAGATACAGTCCATCTCCAGTGTTTGAGGAGAAAGGGACCAAGCCTCCCTCAGCTTCCTTAAGTTCTAGAATCAGAAGGGAAGTTGATAACTTGCAGAATAACTATCTACCTAATGTCCACTACAACGATCTTAAGAACAGGGAGTTATGGGACAGTACCTTTTTTGCGAAAAAGCCCAAAGTCTTGCCAAAAGGCCAGGACAATCATGACAGGTTGAGAGGATCCCAGAAGCTCAGCTTTGACGAGAAGACAAtgaaaaaagctagacgcaagCAGTGGAGTGAGCCACGAATGTGTACGCGCCGTTACCTGAGGGTGGACTTTGCTGACATTGGCTGGAGTGAATGGATATTAGCTCCAAAAGCATTTGATGCCTACTACTGTGCAGGAACCTGTGGATTCCCAATTAAG GTTGTTCATCCTTCAAATCATGCAACCATCCAGAGTATAGTGAGAGCCGTGGGAATAGTCCCTGGAGTTCCAGAACCATGCTGCGTACCTGACAAGATGAGCCCTCTGGCTGTGCTGTTCCTTGACATAAGCAGGAACATTGTACTGAAGGTCTTCCCCAGTATGTCTGTGGAGACCTGTGCCTGTCGATAA
- the LOC127423236 gene encoding growth/differentiation factor 10-like isoform X2, translated as MGRRNTLIELSHHRVLFNFNLNSIPDSEVILTSTLHFLDQQSRQRPWHCRRSRGASCRLQHLQPLTMGHLIIKGTSPNAAIPCLLCNITLSSNRKGLWQITDVSSAIKHAKAQGELLITVEFDFGDRYQRRQHHLSPQSLPFILVYTNDIAITEPNSVAISLQRYSPSPVFEEKGTKPPSASLSSRIRREVDNLQNNYLPNVHYNDLKNRELWDSTFFAKKPKVLPKGQDNHDRLRGSQKLSFDEKTMKKARRKQWSEPRMCTRRYLRVDFADIGWSEWILAPKAFDAYYCAGTCGFPIKVVHPSNHATIQSIVRAVGIVPGVPEPCCVPDKMSPLAVLFLDISRNIVLKVFPSMSVETCACR; from the exons ATGGGGAGACGCAACACGTTAATag AGCTCTCCCACCATAGGGTTTTGTTCAACTTCAACCTGAACTCTATCCCTGATTCGGAAGTGATCTTGACTTCAACGCTACACTTTCTTGACCAGCAATCCCGTCAACGGCCATGGCACTGCAGACGTTCCCGTGGCGCCTCATGTCGCCTTCAGCACCTGCAGCCACTTACCATGGGGCATCTCATCATTAAGGGCACATCACCAAATGCTGCCATCCCTTGTCTGCTGTGCAACATCACATTGTCCTCTAACAGAAAGGGGCTATGGCAGATTACTGATGTATCATCAGCCATcaaacatgccaaagctcaggGTGAGCTCTTGATTACTGTTGAGTTTGACTTTGGGGACAGGTACCAGAGACGCCAGCATCACTTGTCTCCTCAAAGCTTGCCATTTATTCTTGTATACACCAACGACATTGCCATAACAGAACCAAACAGTGTTGCGATCAGCCTGCAAAGATACAGTCCATCTCCAGTGTTTGAGGAGAAAGGGACCAAGCCTCCCTCAGCTTCCTTAAGTTCTAGAATCAGAAGGGAAGTTGATAACTTGCAGAATAACTATCTACCTAATGTCCACTACAACGATCTTAAGAACAGGGAGTTATGGGACAGTACCTTTTTTGCGAAAAAGCCCAAAGTCTTGCCAAAAGGCCAGGACAATCATGACAGGTTGAGAGGATCCCAGAAGCTCAGCTTTGACGAGAAGACAAtgaaaaaagctagacgcaagCAGTGGAGTGAGCCACGAATGTGTACGCGCCGTTACCTGAGGGTGGACTTTGCTGACATTGGCTGGAGTGAATGGATATTAGCTCCAAAAGCATTTGATGCCTACTACTGTGCAGGAACCTGTGGATTCCCAATTAAG GTTGTTCATCCTTCAAATCATGCAACCATCCAGAGTATAGTGAGAGCCGTGGGAATAGTCCCTGGAGTTCCAGAACCATGCTGCGTACCTGACAAGATGAGCCCTCTGGCTGTGCTGTTCCTTGACATAAGCAGGAACATTGTACTGAAGGTCTTCCCCAGTATGTCTGTGGAGACCTGTGCCTGTCGATAA